In Lewinellaceae bacterium, a single window of DNA contains:
- a CDS encoding methyltransferase: MTSSDALTLLRPGIPSPSGTWADLGAGTGMFTLALRQLLESGTIYAVDKNPHVLWSIAGSGPVEAVVYEADFTLPLKLPLLDGIVMANALHYAPDPIATLKNILTCLRPGAPFLLVEYETEQARPPWIPYPLPFRRFVDIAGKVGLSEPEELARVPSDYGRQYIYSALARK; this comes from the coding sequence ATGACCTCCTCCGACGCCCTCACCCTCCTCCGCCCCGGCATCCCCTCCCCCTCCGGCACCTGGGCCGACCTGGGCGCCGGCACGGGCATGTTCACCCTGGCCCTGCGCCAACTGCTGGAGAGCGGCACGATCTACGCGGTAGACAAAAACCCGCACGTGCTCTGGAGCATCGCCGGCAGCGGGCCGGTGGAGGCCGTCGTCTATGAGGCAGACTTTACCCTACCCCTGAAGCTGCCCCTCCTGGACGGCATTGTGATGGCCAACGCGCTTCACTACGCACCCGATCCCATCGCTACCCTGAAAAATATTCTAACCTGCCTGCGCCCCGGCGCTCCTTTCCTGCTGGTGGAGTACGAAACGGAGCAGGCGCGGCCGCCGTGGATACCCTATCCGCTGCCCTTTCGGCGGTTTGTGGACATCGCTGGAAAGGTGGGGCTGAGTGAGCCGGAGGAACTGGCCCGCGTGCCCTCTGATTACGGGCGCCAGTACATTTATTCGGCCTTGGCCAGGAAATGA